A stretch of DNA from Candidatus Bathyarchaeota archaeon:
GCTTTTCTTAAAGAAATGGAAAAACGAAAACTCGTAGAATACGTTTCTGGAGGAAAAAACCTCAAAATATACAAACAGCTCGTTGTAGCTGAACCAGCAAAATAAACAATAAACAAAAAAATGTGGCAACAAAATCCCACATTTAATAAATTTTATTACCCAACATTATTAGTTCAAGTCTAGGGTTAATGTAAACAATATTTTTCTTGATTATCAGACAAATAGCACAATCCAAAGTTATTTTCTAACACAAAATAAAAATCAGAAATTGGTCTGTATAAGTAAATATCATACTTTTTGTAAAATTTTATCGCTTGCGTCGTTGTTGGTTATTAAGTATAAATCTCGAATACATTATTCGATTTCATAAACTGTGTTATTCCTAAATTGATTTCCAGTAACTATAGAAAAAAAATATTACTATTAATAAAATGTCAAAACAACAAATTTTCAGATTAAGTGAGTATGCTTGGCTCAAACATTAAAAATGAAATGAACGAATAATATAGTAGAATAAATTCGTTTTTTCACTCCTCAATTGCCTGTGCATGAGCCTCAGCAAACCCACATCTTTGTGTGTAACAGTTTACAATTTAAAAGTTTTCCATTTTCAAGTGTTTAATCGATTATTTAGAAAAATACCTTTGATTGTAAGTTGCCGTAATAAGTTGACGTTACAAAAAAATATGATTTATAAAAAAGAAATAGGGAAAAACCCTATTGCATTAGGTTTTAAGCTTTTGAAAGCCACTTGAGAGGGACATCTTGGTATTCTTCGTTAGGCAGTGTTCTGCGAATAGTTAGGGGAAGAATCCCAGATTCCAGTTCCATTATTGCAATATCAATAGGCCCTGCACGTGCCGCCGGGGAGGCAATAAGAAGGGGAGCACCCATTGCGATTTGCAGTGCTCTGGCTCCCACTATGCGAGCCCGTTCAAAACGGGTGATTTTGGCAGGTCCAATTGAAACTTCATTTGGGGTTGTCGTGGGTTTATAACGCTCCTACATTCCGGGCATGCCCATGCCAGGCATTCCGCCCATACCACCCATTCCACCCATGCCGCCCATACCTCCTGGTGGACCTGCAGGGGCTTTGGTTTTTCCTGAAGCAATAACGTCGTCAATTTTTAGTATCAATGTTGCAGCTTCAGAACAGGATTTGATTATTTGTTTTTTAACTGCCATAGGCTCTAACACGCCTGCTTTTTCCATGTCACTAGCTTTGCCGGTGTCTACGTCTACGCCTGCCCAGAGGATACCTTTTTCATGTTGTGATCGAAGGCTGGAAATCATATCAATTGGATCAAGTCCTGCATTTTCTGCTAATGTTGTTGGAATTATTTCTAAAGCTTCAGCAAATTGCAGTACTGCTAATTGTTCACGACCTGGAAGAGTGTCTGCATATTCCCGTAGAGCTTTGGCTAGTTCCATTTCTGGGGCACCTCCGCCACCTACGAGTTTAGGATCTTCAACTACGTCTGCGACAACACATAGTGCATCGTGTAGTGAACGGTCAGCTTCGTCAACTATTCTTTGTGTTCCACCACGGATAAGAATTGTAACAGCCAAAGGATTCTTGCATCCTTCGATGAAGGTCATTTTGTCATCACCGATTTTGCGTTCTTCTACAACTTGTGCGTTGCCAAGGTCACTTTTACTTATGTCATCAAGATTTGTTACAACTTTTGCTCCAGTTGCTTTAGCAAGGGCTTCCATGTCAGATTTCTTTACACGTCTAACTGCAAGAACTCCTTGTCGTGCTAGAAAGTGCTGAGCCAAATCGTCAATGCCTTTTTGGCACAAAACAACGTTTGCACCTTTGGCGACTATTTTGTCAACCATTGCTTTGATCATGTTTTCTTCTTGTTTTAGGAAGGCATCCATTTGCTCGGGGCTTTGGATATTAATTTTGGCATCAAACTCTGTTTTTTCTATTTCAAGAGCAGCGTCAACCAAAATGATTTTTGCATTTTCTACACGTTTAGGCATTCCAGAATGAACTGCTTCTTTGTCAAGAACTATTCCATTGATTAGTTTAGTATCAATCAAGGATTCTCCAGGTTTCTTTTCTATCTTAATGTTTCCAATGTCGACTTTGTAGCTGTCACCAGTTTTTATTGCAACTTGTAAAACTGCTTGAGTTGCAATATCACTGAGGTAATCTCGGCTGCCAGAAACTAGTTTGCTAGCCATTGAAGTCATAGCTGCCTTCTTTATCATTTTTTTGTCAGTCGAAGTAGTTTTGATGGCAATTTTTTCCAAGACCTCCAAAGCTTTTTCTGCTGCTTTTCGGTAACCATCAATGATTACAGTGGGGTGAACATTTTTTGCGATTAGTTCTTCAGCTTTTGCTAAGAGTTCTCCAGCTATTATTACTGAACTGGTGGTGCCGTCTCCCACTTCGTCGTCTTGTGTTTTTGCTACCTCTACGAGCATTTTTGCTGCAGGGTGCTGTATGTCCATTTCATCTAAAATTGTACGACCGTCACTGGTTATAGTTACGTCACCGAAACTATCGACCAGCATTTTGTCCATTCCACGGGGTCCAAGGGCACTTTTTACTGATTCAGCAACGATCTGTGCCGCCATGATATTGGCGTGTTGGGCTTCTTGACCGCGTGAACGGGATGCTCCATCACGGAGTATAAGAACAGGTGTTCCAGTTAATCCAGAAGACAATCATCATTTCTCCTTATAATTTAATACGAAAAAGTAGAAAATTACTGTGAATATAAAGATTTCTCTTTGATAAAACAACCTCGAATAAAAGATAATAAAAGTTTTTTCCACTCGAAAAGACAACGATTTTAAGTCAAAAATTTTTAGATTATGTTAATTTAACAAAAAACATGCAAGACTGAACATTAAAGTTACTTTTTGTTTAGTAATTTGCAGTAAACATAATAATCAGTAAATAGGTAATATTAGCAGTGTTTAAAATGAGCATTTCTCGCATCCCTATAAAAATTGCCATCGAAGGAATCGGCACCGCAGAAGGAGAACTAGTTCGACTAAAGTCTCCCCGAACAACAGACGCAATCCTAAAAGCACTTCCCATCGAAGGAATGTCGGCATTATGGCAAGAAGAAGTCTATTTTGACATCCCAATAAAGATGGGAAACGAAAAAGCCTCGCCTACTGTAGAAAAAGGTGATCTTGCATTCTGGCCTATGGGAAGCGCTTTTTGTATATTCTGGGGAAACACCCAACCATACAGTCCAGTTAATTTAATTGGCAAAGTAACCAAAAACCTAGAATTGTTTGAAAAAGTAACAAGCGGAACAAAAATCATCATAGAAAAAAAGTAAATGGATTCCAATCTGTTTCTTTAGTTGTTCTAATGTCTAGAACTAAATACTAAAAGTTCCAAGTTCAAATTTAGTTTAGAAATAGATCAAAGAATTTAATTGCTAGCGTCATTTGGATTTCAGTTACGGTTATCGCAGTTGTTTACATGCTCGTTTTTGGCAACACAATATTAGCAATGCTAATACCAATTGGACTTTATTGCTATTTGCGTTTATAGTTACAATCATAGTTATTAACAGCAATGAAAAAACAAATCAACTAACAACCCAATTTTGTTTTTTCGCAAAACTAATCAGCTCTAAAAAAGGAACCTGTTAAATTTTTCATCTACGATGCTCACAACAAATCATGTTTACTGAAATCCAAACCAAAGAGAACCGGTTAGTCAATGGAAAGTTAATGTTTTTCAATGGTAGAGAAGTGTTTACGGGTAATCTTCTTCTCTTTATCCGTGAAGTTATTCATCATCTCAGTCTCTTTCGCTTCTTGTTCAAGTGCCATATCCTCAGTTACAGGAGTATTATCAAACGTTTTCTGTAATGTTTTAACGAGTTGTCTTTTTCCTTGTTGCTTAGTTTCATTCTGTGCTTCCAGTACTTGTTGAACTCTTTTAGGTTTTTCAACTTTTTTCTAAAGGAATATGAGAACAAAGATAATTTCAAACATTCTAAGCGCTCATTATTTAACTTAACAAAAAAGGAAAATGGGGTTTGAGAAGGTTGTTTTGACCTTTTTATGCTTTGCTGTAGATTTTATGGTTCGAATAATGAATCAGGGAGGACAGGGTTAGTTTGTACATCATAAATTCTAGCAGTTGTACCATCAACAGTGTATGTCCATTCCTGAGTTCCAGGCCAATCTGCAAAATCACCTTGAACGTCTTGCCAATCTTCCATTATTGAATCCCATTGTTCTGTGAACGCATACGATATATCAAGGATTTCATCATCATAAATCATCCATACTTTTTGTTGAGCCCCATTAACTATGGTGGTTGATGTACCTTCTTCCGTGGTTACGTCAAGGCGCCACATCATGTTTTGTGTTCCAACATTTTTGTAACTGTAGGTGTAATGCATATCTGATTGGGGTTCACCTGACAAGGTTATGCTTAATTTGTATTGAAAGCTATTTACTCCTAACGTCGGGTTCGTGGCATCTGTTGGTTGATCTGGAGTAGGGGTAGCATCTGTTGGTTGATCTGGAGTAGGGGTAGCATCTGTTGGTTGATCTGGACCTGAACCTAGATTCATTACAATGTAAACTCCAGAAATAACTGCTACAGCCAAAATTATAACTATTAAAGCAACTAATGGTTTTTTCATAATTTTCACATTTTTCACCTTATACTTTCTAAAATACAAAAGCTTTTCCTTGACCATAGACTAAACCAAGAATAATTAATTCAACATCTTTTTCTTTGATGTCTTTGTATAGGACTTGATTTGGTTTTTTCTTATTCACGCATCAACTTCTGAACAAACAAAAAAAAGAGAGGGTTACAAGAATAACGGTGTACGTGGATATATCACCACTGAATAAATTAGTCAAGGTTTCTTGATAAAAAACCTTTTTTGTTCACATCAACAAGAGAACTATTGGTACCAATGGTTAACAAAAAAAGAGGCAAATCTAAGAATTTCTTTTGGATAATTTTTATCTTTGTTGCTGTTTCCATCACTGTTGGTGCCCTTGTTTGCCAGCCAGTTTCTAGTTGTTATGGTCCTCACATTACTGCAACCATTTCTTCCACTGAAATCAACATTTACGAAAACGTTACTGTAACTGGAACCATTTGTTTAGGAACAGATGAAGAAGAAATCACAGAATTAGACCGAACAGTAAGAGTGACCTTTGTTAGACCCGATTATAGCTATATTGACCAAATTGTAATAGCAGATGCAGAAACAGGAGACTTTGCGGTTACACAAGCCTTGGATATGGCAGGTTACTGGAACGTTTTTCCTATTCTAGGTCACATTAACGACAGGCTCGGAGTAACAGTAACAGACCCAAATGCAGATCCAGAAAATCCTGTCCCTATTGTTGGCTCTCCATTTAAGCCCAATCTTCTTTTGATAACAGCTGCAATATCAACAGTAAGCATTGGCGGCGTGTTTGCATTTGTGCGAAGAAAAAACAAATCCAGAAAAATAAGCGCGTTAAGATTATTTATCCAAGTCGGGTTAGTTTTTCTGATTTTCTTTGGCATGTTCATAGACCACGAAATTTTGCCCGTGCCTGCAAGCAGAATTCCAGTTCACGAATTTTTAGTCGGAACAAACGTTATGGGAGTTGAAATGGCAGATGGTTTTCCAGTTCCATTTTTTGGTTGTTACTATCCCTGTGGAAGAACTGTCACATGTGCCCTCTGGGAAATTCAAACGTACCTTTTCCCATTCTGGGAAGGAACCCACGGCTGGGGAGTAGATTACAATAGCTCAGGATTAGTTAGATTAGCCGTAATTTTTGGAATAATAATACTATTGTCCATTATTTTTGGCAAAGCCTTCTGCGGATGGGTTTGTCCTTTTGGGTTGTACATGGATTTGCTTACATATCTGAGAAAAAATTTTAAAATTCCTCATAAAGATTTCTCGAAAGATTTCAACAAGAAATTCCATCAACTCGGGTACGTTATTTTAGCTCTAATAATAGTTCTAAGTTTCATGTTCGGAGCAGAAGCAATAGTAGGTGCCCAATTAATTCCTGGAACCGAAAAAGGAGGTTTTGTGTACCAATATTTTTCTGCACCGTTTTGTCAAGTTTGTCCAATGAAACCTTTTTGCGTGTTATTAGAAGCTTCAGTGGGTTTAATACGCTTTGAATGGATTGCCCAAGTTACAACAGGTACTTTTTTTGAGTTAGGATACTTTGTTACCTCATTGAACTTGATGGTATTAGGGGTAGTTACAGTTGTTTCCTTTTATTACCGTCGAGCATGGTGCAGACTATGTCCACTGGGCGCATTAATTGCATTGTTTCATAGGTTCCCGCCTTTCAAATGGATTTCAGTCCTGCGTTTAGAGAAACTAGAAGAAAAATGCACCAAATGCGGAATTTGCAAACGGGTTTGTCCAACTCAGGTAACCGAAGTTTACGAAGAAAAAGGCGGTGACGTTACTACATCTAACTGTATCTTGTGTTTGCGTTGTTTAGAAATGTGCCCCGAAAAGGATGCTTTAAAACTGAAAGCAGCAGGTAAAACAGTTGTAAAGTCAAGGAACTGGCTAGATTCGGAGAAATAATCAAATGAAAAAAATCAAATTACTGTTGATTACTTCGTTGCTTTTAGTTAATTTCTGTGCAGTTAATTTATTACCAGTTAAAGGAGCTCAAATGATATTTATCCGCGCTGAGGGCACCATTGAAGGAACTAACAAAATCTATCGCAGCGGAGACACATACATTTTTTCAGGGGACATTGAAGATTCCTACGGAATTATAGTGGAAAAAAACAACATAATAATTGATGGAAAAGGACACACACTCAAATCGGTGCCTCGAATTTTACCTGTTGGTTCTTGGGATTTTGGAATTGAACTATCAAACGTTACGAATGGCAACGTAACCATTAAAAACTTGAATATTATCGATTTTAATATAGGAGTTTATATCTGGACAACAGGAAACACGATTACTAAGAACACAGTAAAAGGTTCAAATGTTGGAATTTTTCTTGCAGCTTGTCCGAATACCATCATAGAAAACTATGTGGAAGGTAACATCCAGGGAGTGTTTTTGGGTCCAATCCCTGTGGAACATGAAATTGTGTATAACGTTTTTTACTTGAATAGCTTTGTTAACAACACTTGGAATGTTTACGACTGTGAATGCACCGAACCAAAATGGAAACAACATCTGAACATCTGGAATAATGGCACTTGTGGCAATTACTGGGGAGACTATAACGGTCCAGATACTGATGGAAACGGAATTGGAGATATACCATACCAAGTGACTGAAGATGATGTTGACATATTCCCACTTATGGTCGCCTATGCTGGACCTACAACAAAAAAGGGTTTTCTAGGAACAACCATACCTATGGAATTAGGTCTAATAATCACAATCATTGCAACGGTTGCGCTAACAACAATTGTTTACATTTTAATTAAACGCTTAAAATCGTGAAGTTACAAAAATTAGTTAATTGGTTAAGGCTTTTCTTCAGGCAGTTCTGTAAACAGTTTTCCGTCACGCATAAACAACAAACGGTTTGTGTAATTTTTAACATAATCTGCGTGGGTTACAGCAACAACGGTTTGCCCATGTTCTTTACTGGCTTTGTGACATAAAGCCAGAATTTCTTTTCCAGTTGTAGTATCCAAGTTCCCGGTGGGTTCATCCAACAAAACAATCTTGGGACCATTCGCAAATGCACGGGCAATTGCAATTCTTTGTTGTTCGCCTGCACTTAATTCTGAAGGCAAATGATTTCCCCTTTGCTCTAAATTAACCATTGCAAGAAGCTCATTACTCCGTTCAAGTTGTTTGTTTTTTTGCATGTTTGTTGGAGCTAAAGTTGCTTGTATGTTCTCAAGGGCAGAAAAGGTTGGAATCAAATTAAAGGCCTGAAACACAAAACCAATTTTTTCACGCCTTACTTTAACTAACTGGTTTTCTTTTAGTTTAGAAATCTCCAAGTCGTCAACAGTTATTTTACCTGATGTGGGTTTGTCTAGACCACCAATGAGGTTAAGAAGAGTAGTTTTACCACTTCCCGAGGGACCTAAAATTGTAAGAAATTCCCCTTGTTTTACCTGTAAAGAAACGTTGTCCACTGCATTAATTTCTTTGGCGCTTCCTTTTTTGTAGGTTTTCGTTAGATTTGAAAGTTGTATTATATTTTTGGTTGACATCTGTTTTCCTCGTTAAATTGTTTTTATAGCTTTAACAGGGGTTAATCGCGCAGCCCGTAATGATGAAAACAGCCCTGCCGTAACTCCGGTTAGTATGGCTACCGAAAATCCTATTCCAAAAAGCAAAGGGTCAACTGTAACGAGATTGAGGGCTCCTCCGATTTCGCCACCAATGGTAGACAAAACATACATGGCGAAAATGTATCCTAGTCCACATCCGACGATTCCACCAATTGTTGCTTGGATTAGTGATTCTGAAACTATCTGGTTTACAACGTTGGAGTTGCTCCAGCCTATTGCTTTAAGGATTCCAATTTCTTTTGTTCGTTCAGAAACATTGCCTAACTGTGATTTAACCATAAACAGAACCATGATAACTACTAGCGCTAAAGAAAAACTCCAAGCGGTTTCTTCATTTATTCTGATTATGCTAAAGGCAGTATCAGCTAAATCTGAGCCAGTTAATATGCTGGAATTAGGCCATTGTTTCTCCAAGGCAGCAGCAGTTTCTTCCACAGTAGTTGGGCTAACTGTTCGAATTAGCCCAATATTCACCAATCCAATAGGCTGTTCAGGTAAAACTTGTTGAACAACAGGTAAATTTACGTAAATATGGGATTTCATGATGTTTGTTGCACTGACTTCAACTATTCCTACTACTTCATAATCTGCTACATAATTTACTATTGAGCCCAAAGTAAGGTTGTTTAAGTCAGCATATTCTTTGTCAATTAATGCAACGTAACCATCATCAGGGTTTAGATATCTGCCTTCTATTACATCACGGGGTAAAACTGCGTTTGTTACAGTTTCTGATGGGTCAATTCCTGTAAAAACCATAGCCCGCAACCGGTGCATAAGAATTGGAACAGCAGATTCAACATTGGGTAATTGTTCGATTTCATCCAGCAGGGTTTGATTGAAAGGATACGAAAACAGATGGTTAACTATGTAACAGCCTTTGTTTGATGGATCTATTGGGGCAGTGTAGATGTAGATGATGTCTGTTCCGATATTGTTCAAGGGTTTTGTGGTACAGGCTTCCCAGCCTCGGGCAGCCATGACTAACGTAATTAAGGTAGTTACTGCGATGGCAAATCCTAAAATGTTGATTAAGGTTCGATATTTACGTCTTCGAATTTCTTTCAGGGCATATGTGAATGGATTCAAACAATCAAACCTCAATTGCTTTACTTGTTAAAGTGCAATAAATACAATTCAACAGGTATATTCAAAAGGTTTTTTATCAAGAAACCTTGACTAACTTTCAACACACGTTTTTGTTAGGTCAAGAAATATTTACAAAAAAAGTTTAGTAATAATAAAAGCAATTATATGAACATAAGGAACAAAAAAGGGTTAAAAAAATGACAGAAAAAAGTATTGTTACAAAATTGCAGCTGGTGGACAATTATCAATTTAATACAGAGTTTGATATAGAATACTTGCCAAACATTATCTTAGATGAAATTATACCCGACGGTGAAGGTGCTGGACCTAATCCTCCCCGGTTATTGTCTGCTGCTGTTGGTCATTGTATGAGTACTAGTTTGGTATATTGTTTAAAAAAAGCAAGAGTACAAATCAATGACATCCAAACAAAAGTAACAACAAACCTTTACCGAAACGACCAGAAAAAAATCAGAATTAAAAGCATTGACCTTGAAATCCAGTTAGAAGTAAATGAAGAAGACAAACATCGAGTCCCCCGATGCTTAAAACTGTTTGAAGATTACTGCACTGTAACTCAAAGCATCAGAAACGGCGTTGAAATAAACGTTGATATCAAATAGAAATGTTTGGCATGCCATTATAAAATTTAAACAAATAAGTCAATACATTTTTCAGTTGTTTTCACCAAAATCTTAAATCAACTAGAAAGCTCTTTACAAATAAAATAACCAAGTCAAGTTGAATAAAATTGACGTTAAAAAAGCGGGAAGAACCCAAACTTAGATTATTATTTCTTTGTTTGTTACTAGTGGTTATAATTGCAGCAACAGTTTTAGTTTTACCTAAGGGTACCGAAACAAAAAACACTTATCCAGTTGATCCATATTTTGGAGTTTCCTTTTGTGGGGACACCCCCGAAGAAGCAATGTTATTAATCGACAAAATCAAGGATTACACTAACCTTTTGGTAATACAATCAGGACCTGTAAGTAAAAACGAAACAGCAACAAACATAATCTGTGACTATGCTGCAGATGCAGGATTAGATTTTATTGTGTTCTTTGGATGGTTTGACCCTAGAGCGCCTTGGCAGATTCCGTGGCTAACGACGGCAACTGAAACATGGGGTGAGCAGTTTTTGGGGGTTTATCTCTTTGATGAACCTGGAGGCATACAACTCGACGATAACTGGCCATCAGTTTTTCTTCGAGTGAAACAGTTATGGCCTGAATTATATGAAGATATGGAAAAATTCATTCCAGATTATCCAAATCAAACAGTTAACCGAGACTATAATACTGTAAAAAACAATTACATAGAATATATTCAAGAACATTTAAAACTCAAAGTGTTGAACAACCAATCAATTACTGCATTTACTTCTGATTATGCTCTTTATTATTTTGATTACCTTGCAGGATATGACACTGTGTTTGTTGAATTAGGCTGGGAACATGACTCAGAAAAACACATAGCACTGGGCAGGGGAGCTGCTAAGGTTCAACAAAAAGATTGGGGTACAATAATTGTATGGAATAACCTAGACCCAAACAACATAACACAAGGCGAATACAAATCTGCAAGTGAAATGCTTGATGACATGATGATTTCATACGAAGCAGGAGCTGACTTCATAATAATTTTCAACTACCCCACAAACCCACCTGGAAACCCATACGGAATTTTAACGGAAGAACACTTTGAAGCAATGAAACAATTTTGGAGATACATGCAACAAAACCCAGAAGAATATAGCCGAACAGTAGCAGAAACTGCGTTAGTTTTACCTGAAGATTATGGTTGGGGAATGCGCAGCATAGACGACAGAATATGGGGATACTGGGGACCTGATGAACATTCAGAGCAAATCTGGAACAGAACACAAGAGTTACTTGAGGAATATGGATTGGCTTTAGACATAGTTTATAATGACCCAAACTTTCCTTTGGATGACCTTTATTCAGAAATCGTTTATTGGAACAGCACGGGCTAAATTCCAAAGTGGGTCAAGAAATTTTGACCTCAAACACTCGGTCATTGTCAAGAAATCTTGACTAAAATTCCAACTTTAATGCTTATTTAGTCAAAAAACATTTACAAAAAACCTTTTATCAAAAAATAACTCAAAATTTAAACAGGGAATAGGTTTGCTGCAAAGAAAATTGTCTCAATTTTTCACTGTTTTTTTTGCTTTTTTGTTACTTATTCCTTCATTAATTGTTCTACAAGCAGGTGGATCAAACGAACCAAAAGTAGGAGTCAAAGAAGGCGATTGGGTTGAATATGACGTGATTATTGCAGGTAACGGTTCCATGCCTCCAACACATGATGTTACTTGGATGCGAATGGAAGTTTTACCCGTTTATGGTACTGCATTTTCATTGAATGTTACTGCACGATATTCCAATGGAACAGTGGCCAGTGCTGTTTGGGAATTTAATTTTACTGAAGGCGAAGTAGGAGGCTGGGTTATTATTCCTGCAAATCTCAGTCCCGGAGACACATTTTATGATTTAGCACGGCACAGCGGGATTCCAGTTAATATAACTATTGAAAATGAAGAACAAAAAACTGTTTTAGGTGCAATCCGAACTGTTACTTGTGGACATGATAACGTTAGAGAAGTAAAAGAATGGGATAAACAAACAGGCTTTTTCATTGCTTCAGTAGAGCCGGTAAAAAATAAAACTACCAAAAATGGATGGTACATCGAAGATATTATAGTTACCACAAAAGCGGTAGCAACAAACATTTGGGAACCAAAAGAAAAAACAGAAAACGAATCAGACTTTTACGAACATATTATTCTAGTTATTGCTGCTTCAGTTCTAATCTTGTTTAGCGCAGTAGCTGTTAACCGCAAAAAACGAAAGAACCAAAACAGTTTAGCTCAAATAGCCCAAGGAAAAATTGCAATTCTTTCAATAATTGGAGTCTTTGTGGTTGAGATTGCAACTATACTTTTTTTTCCCTTTAACTCCATTGGATTAAGTTTTGCTGAATTTAATTTAATTATGCAAACATTCTGGACCGCTGTTGTCTTAGTTAGCATGTGGTTTCGCAAAAAAGGCAACTATTTTGTCCACGAAATTACCCTGTTAATCGTAATGTCTGCATGGATAATTGGCTTTTCTTCGGTAATATTAATGGATCCCTTGAGCTTGACAT
This window harbors:
- a CDS encoding DNA-directed RNA polymerase subunit K, giving the protein MGPAKITRFERARIVGARALQIAMGAPLLIASPAARAGPIDIAIMELESGILPLTIRRTLPNEEYQDVPLKWLSKA
- a CDS encoding TCP-1/cpn60 chaperonin family protein, translated to MSSGLTGTPVLILRDGASRSRGQEAQHANIMAAQIVAESVKSALGPRGMDKMLVDSFGDVTITSDGRTILDEMDIQHPAAKMLVEVAKTQDDEVGDGTTSSVIIAGELLAKAEELIAKNVHPTVIIDGYRKAAEKALEVLEKIAIKTTSTDKKMIKKAAMTSMASKLVSGSRDYLSDIATQAVLQVAIKTGDSYKVDIGNIKIEKKPGESLIDTKLINGIVLDKEAVHSGMPKRVENAKIILVDAALEIEKTEFDAKINIQSPEQMDAFLKQEENMIKAMVDKIVAKGANVVLCQKGIDDLAQHFLARQGVLAVRRVKKSDMEALAKATGAKVVTNLDDISKSDLGNAQVVEERKIGDDKMTFIEGCKNPLAVTILIRGGTQRIVDEADRSLHDALCVVADVVEDPKLVGGGGAPEMELAKALREYADTLPGREQLAVLQFAEALEIIPTTLAENAGLDPIDMISSLRSQHEKGILWAGVDVDTGKASDMEKAGVLEPMAVKKQIIKSCSEAATLILKIDDVIASGKTKAPAGPPGGMGGMGGMGGMGGMPGMGMPGM
- a CDS encoding 4Fe-4S binding protein, with protein sequence MVNKKRGKSKNFFWIIFIFVAVSITVGALVCQPVSSCYGPHITATISSTEINIYENVTVTGTICLGTDEEEITELDRTVRVTFVRPDYSYIDQIVIADAETGDFAVTQALDMAGYWNVFPILGHINDRLGVTVTDPNADPENPVPIVGSPFKPNLLLITAAISTVSIGGVFAFVRRKNKSRKISALRLFIQVGLVFLIFFGMFIDHEILPVPASRIPVHEFLVGTNVMGVEMADGFPVPFFGCYYPCGRTVTCALWEIQTYLFPFWEGTHGWGVDYNSSGLVRLAVIFGIIILLSIIFGKAFCGWVCPFGLYMDLLTYLRKNFKIPHKDFSKDFNKKFHQLGYVILALIIVLSFMFGAEAIVGAQLIPGTEKGGFVYQYFSAPFCQVCPMKPFCVLLEASVGLIRFEWIAQVTTGTFFELGYFVTSLNLMVLGVVTVVSFYYRRAWCRLCPLGALIALFHRFPPFKWISVLRLEKLEEKCTKCGICKRVCPTQVTEVYEEKGGDVTTSNCILCLRCLEMCPEKDALKLKAAGKTVVKSRNWLDSEK
- a CDS encoding ABC transporter ATP-binding protein, which codes for MIQLSNLTKTYKKGSAKEINAVDNVSLQVKQGEFLTILGPSGSGKTTLLNLIGGLDKPTSGKITVDDLEISKLKENQLVKVRREKIGFVFQAFNLIPTFSALENIQATLAPTNMQKNKQLERSNELLAMVNLEQRGNHLPSELSAGEQQRIAIARAFANGPKIVLLDEPTGNLDTTTGKEILALCHKASKEHGQTVVAVTHADYVKNYTNRLLFMRDGKLFTELPEEKP
- a CDS encoding ABC transporter permease, with the protein product MNPFTYALKEIRRRKYRTLINILGFAIAVTTLITLVMAARGWEACTTKPLNNIGTDIIYIYTAPIDPSNKGCYIVNHLFSYPFNQTLLDEIEQLPNVESAVPILMHRLRAMVFTGIDPSETVTNAVLPRDVIEGRYLNPDDGYVALIDKEYADLNNLTLGSIVNYVADYEVVGIVEVSATNIMKSHIYVNLPVVQQVLPEQPIGLVNIGLIRTVSPTTVEETAAALEKQWPNSSILTGSDLADTAFSIIRINEETAWSFSLALVVIMVLFMVKSQLGNVSERTKEIGILKAIGWSNSNVVNQIVSESLIQATIGGIVGCGLGYIFAMYVLSTIGGEIGGALNLVTVDPLLFGIGFSVAILTGVTAGLFSSLRAARLTPVKAIKTI
- a CDS encoding OsmC family protein, which codes for MTEKSIVTKLQLVDNYQFNTEFDIEYLPNIILDEIIPDGEGAGPNPPRLLSAAVGHCMSTSLVYCLKKARVQINDIQTKVTTNLYRNDQKKIRIKSIDLEIQLEVNEEDKHRVPRCLKLFEDYCTVTQSIRNGVEINVDIK